The following nucleotide sequence is from Actinomycetota bacterium.
CTCCACGGCGGCGTTCAGGGCCAGGAGGTTGGTCTGGAAGGCGATCTCGTCGATGGTCTTGATGATCTTGGCCGTCTGGTCGGAGGAGGCCTTGATCTCGGAGATGGCCTGGGTCATCCTCTCCACCGCCTCGCTCGCCCGGTCGGCGGAGCCCTTGGCCTCCTGGGCCAGCTTGCGGGCCTCCTCGGCGCTCTCCGCATTCTGGCGGCTCATGCCCGCTATCTCCTCCACCGAGGCGGTGACCTCCTCCAGGGAGGAGGCCTGCTCGGAGGCCCCCTGGGCCAGGGACTGGGAGGAGTCGGAGATCTGCTCCGAGGCCCCGGCGGTCTGGGAGGCCGCCTCCCTCACCTGGGAGAGGGCCTGGTTGAGGTTCTCGATCATGGTCCGGAAGGCGATACCGAAGGCGTCCTTCTCCGAGAGGGGCCGCACCTCCTGGTCCAGGTCCCGCACGGCTATCTTGCCCGCCACCTCGGCCATCTCCCGGAGGTAGGAGACGAGGCGGTCCAGGGACTCCTTGATGGCCAGGTAGGATTCCTTCACCGAGGCGGTATCCTCGTCCCCCGGGTCCACCTCGTAGGCGGTGTCCAGGTCGCCGGTGGAGAGGGACTCCATGGCGGAGATAAGCTTCTCCGTCTCCCGGGACTGGTATTCTCCCAGCTTCTCCATGCGCCGGGCGGCACGTTTGATCTCCGTCTGGTCGACGACAAACTCGCTGGCGCCGATGACCTCTCCTTGCATATCCCGCAGGGGTAAGCCGGTATACGAGATCTCCAAGTCCTTGCCGCCCGGATGAGCGTGGGTCTTGCTGCTGGCCGCGGAGCCGTCCCGCATGGCCCTTCCCACGGCGCAATTCGTCGTATGACAATCGCCGGTCTTGAAGTGGCTGTAGCACTTGGTGCCGCGGAGCTGTTCCTTGGGAGCCCCGATCACCTCCGCTCCTGCCCGGTTCATGAAGCGGATGTTGAATTCCCTGTCCACGATCATGAAGGGAGAGGGAAGGTTGTCGATGTACCCGACCAGTCGGTCCAGGACGGCGTTGAAGCCCTCGATGATGGGCCGGAACTCGAAGTTCACCTTCTCCGGGTCGCCGCGGGCGTCCAGGTCACCCGCGATAGCGGCGGAGGCCAGGGACTCGACCTGGGCCATGAGCCCCCCGAGGATGCCCTTCA
It contains:
- a CDS encoding PAS domain-containing protein, with product MLRKVKLGPKILLSFALCLVLLVVVGVVGIVGMGSVRGGVKDLGDDVLPSVEALDQVDIGMNEILVGTRGLCIGRIFRDPTTRQAQFDYIAGTGQYQGAGFSRIEEHLKLYESLPKTTEETRLWEQFKPQYQAFKEETDAFVAAAREYESLLNSGADEDDPRVEELDTRIEDLMLSAREKWKEANATLDQIVEENMAVAATSRDAAYSTASRSTVVSVIILVLGAVAALLIGLYFWRNVKGILGGLMAQVESLASAAIAGDLDARGDPEKVNFEFRPIIEGFNAVLDRLVGYIDNLPSPFMIVDREFNIRFMNRAGAEVIGAPKEQLRGTKCYSHFKTGDCHTTNCAVGRAMRDGSAASSKTHAHPGGKDLEISYTGLPLRDMQGEVIGASEFVVDQTEIKRAARRMEKLGEYQSRETEKLISAMESLSTGDLDTAYEVDPGDEDTASVKESYLAIKESLDRLVSYLREMAEVAGKIAVRDLDQEVRPLSEKDAFGIAFRTMIENLNQALSQVREAASQTAGASEQISDSSQSLAQGASEQASSLEEVTASVEEIAGMSRQNAESAEEARKLAQEAKGSADRASEAVERMTQAISEIKASSDQTAKIIKTIDEIAFQTNLLALNAAVE